One Cervus canadensis isolate Bull #8, Minnesota chromosome 12, ASM1932006v1, whole genome shotgun sequence DNA window includes the following coding sequences:
- the TMEM70 gene encoding transmembrane protein 70, mitochondrial encodes MLLLALGGPWAAGLRLGGKRTATWASTALRGPRAVVSRAASCRGSSGRVGGTGLSAATPVLRRVRAQIPVCWERGVRCSHTQLDKSEDGRLIYTGNLARTVFGVKCFSYSTSLISLAFLPYIFAQNNVIFGSLPLQILFYGTIGSFTVITPALLHFLTKGYVIRLYHEARTDTYKAITYSVVLSEKSTVFHQNDVKIPNSTHVFTTFYAKTKSLLVNPALFPNPEDYDHLMGYDKPFTFDLEEASEKKQLKEEK; translated from the exons ATGCTGCTTCTGGCGTTGGGCGGCCCGTGGGCGGCCGGACTGCGGCTCGGCGGGAAGAGGACAGCAACGTGGGCCTCCACCGCGCTCCGAGGCCCCAGGGCGGTCGTCTCGAGGGCGGCCTCCTGCAGAGGCTCCTCAGGGCGCGTCGGGGGCACGGGGCTGTCGGCTGCCACGCCTGTTCTGCGTCGGGTGCGAGCCCAG ATACCTGTTTGTTGGGAAAGAGGTGTTCGATGTTCACATACACAGCTTGACAAATCAGAAGATGGAAGGCTGATTTATACTGGGAATTTGGCCCGAACAGTATTTG gtgtGAAGTGTTTTTCTTACTCTACAAGTCTGATCAGCCTTGCGTTTCTACCATACATATTTGCACAAAATAATGTTATATTTGGAAGTCTGCCTTTGCAAATCTTATTTTATGGCACCATAGGAAGCTTTACAGTGATCACTCCAGCACTGCTTCACTTTCTTACAAAAGGCTATGTCATTCGCTTGTACCATGAGGCCAGAACAGACACTTACAAAGCCATTACTTACAGTGTTGTACTTTCAGAAAAAAGTACAGTATTTCACCAGAATGATGTGAAGATTCCAAACAGCACGCATGTGTTTACTACGTTTTATGCTAAAACAAAATCATTGTTAGTTAATCCAGCACTCTTTCCAAACCCTGAAGACTATGACCATTTAATGGGTTATGACAAACCATTCACTTTTGATCTGGAAGAAGCCAGTGAAAAGAAACAgcttaaagaagagaaataa
- the ELOC gene encoding elongin-C, giving the protein MDGEEKTYGGCEGPDAMYVKLISSDGHEFIVKREHALTSGTIKAMLSGPGQFAENETNEVNFREIPSHVLSKVCMYFTYKVRYTNSSTEIPEFPIAPEIALELLMAANFLDC; this is encoded by the exons ATGG atggagaagagaaaaccTATGGTGGCTGTGAGGGCCCTGATGCCATGTATGTCAAGTTGATATCTTCAGATGGTCATGAATTTATTGTAAAGAGAGAACATGCGCTAACATCAGGAACAATAAAAGCCATGTTGAGTGGCCCAG gtCAGTTTGCTGAGAATGAAACTAATGAAGTCAATTTTAGAGAGATCCCTTCACATGTGCTATCGAAAGTATGCATGTATTTTACCTACAAGGTTCGCTACACTAACAGCTCCACGGAGATTCCTGAATTCCCAATTGCACCTGAAATTGCACTGGAACTGCTGATGGCTGCGAACTTCCTagattgttaa